In Mongoliitalea daihaiensis, one DNA window encodes the following:
- a CDS encoding CPBP family glutamic-type intramembrane protease, with protein MKNWKDPIRLFIENHKHRVPLQLLLCFFAMEVFYTITSSWVVNWLVDDSVFEIDFLQDMSTTEIFWVAVFLGPLLETFLFQYLIIELVFWFESIIKKQIPLLIPILLSAIPFGLTHDYNTYYLVTATISGVIFAFFYIMAKQVNGLNPFWSVFSVHAAMNLVSFILNQFYE; from the coding sequence ATGAAAAACTGGAAAGACCCGATTCGTTTATTCATCGAAAATCACAAGCATCGAGTACCATTACAACTTCTCCTTTGCTTTTTTGCTATGGAGGTGTTTTACACTATTACGTCCTCCTGGGTTGTTAATTGGCTCGTAGATGATTCTGTATTTGAAATTGACTTTCTACAGGACATGTCCACCACCGAAATATTTTGGGTGGCAGTATTTCTAGGCCCACTTTTGGAAACTTTCCTTTTTCAATATCTTATAATTGAATTAGTCTTTTGGTTTGAATCAATCATTAAAAAACAGATCCCATTGCTTATTCCAATCCTCCTTTCAGCAATACCATTCGGACTTACGCACGATTACAACACCTATTATCTTGTGACCGCCACCATCTCAGGGGTCATATTCGCTTTCTTTTATATCATGGCCAAGCAGGTAAATGGTCTTAACCCTTTCTGGTCAGTATTTTCAGTGCATGCAGCTATGAATTTGGTGAGCTTTATTCTCAACCAATTCTATGAATAA
- a CDS encoding CPBP family glutamic-type intramembrane protease has product MKNIKQTYTNLITFITDPYLKDSFEKIRGSEFLYLLLITFAVIIPYAYVLHLAGLDQFDHKMDFLLKEHKWLIAIIAIFVAPLLEEPVYRLHLDFKISSIWWSLGLSILLISEVWIPLALLWVYLFYLLYKVNQGERPNLKYSIFISSALFGLVHLMNFTDFDYFRYFYWVPFMVGAQFLIGLVLSYIRLNHGIKWAIIFHGAYNATLIIPAIYFYEG; this is encoded by the coding sequence TTGAAAAATATAAAGCAAACCTATACCAATTTAATTACCTTTATCACAGATCCTTACCTTAAGGATTCTTTTGAGAAAATAAGAGGAAGTGAATTTCTCTATTTGCTTTTGATAACTTTTGCCGTAATCATACCATATGCTTATGTACTACACTTGGCAGGGTTAGATCAGTTTGATCACAAAATGGATTTTCTATTAAAAGAGCATAAATGGCTCATAGCTATCATAGCAATTTTTGTAGCTCCATTATTGGAAGAGCCTGTATACAGATTACACTTAGACTTTAAGATCTCATCTATTTGGTGGAGTTTGGGCTTGTCTATATTATTGATTAGTGAGGTTTGGATTCCTTTAGCTTTGTTATGGGTTTATCTGTTTTATCTACTGTACAAAGTAAACCAAGGCGAGCGGCCTAATTTAAAATACTCAATCTTCATCTCCTCAGCATTATTTGGATTAGTCCATTTAATGAATTTTACAGACTTCGATTATTTTCGATATTTCTATTGGGTGCCATTTATGGTAGGTGCCCAATTTTTAATTGGACTTGTCTTGAGCTATATCAGGCTTAACCACGGAATTAAATGGGCAATAATTTTCCATGGGGCTTACAATGCGACCTTAATCATCCCTGCAATATATTTTTACGAAGGATAA
- a CDS encoding CPBP family intramembrane glutamic endopeptidase, whose amino-acid sequence MNNYRIIFVSMIYLVSIVVIEILLFFIEPDFLRSSTSILLYSSLAVIFLKYIHPIESKKIQKKHSEYFVMFLTISVIYYYIFHWSGFFEHSIRQEYDISNFAYYYLLFPISLLFPAIIEELFFRGFLWDKISNTSPVIKILMISTIFSLFHFPSKIHEALFLFVSSLFLSMIHLKMKDIKFVIGIHFLSNLIGLFYGIHGNENLANYSFILFHDVETTFLGLPITMIYILLIEGTMVILTHIHYKNYNSLPRQSATVLKSS is encoded by the coding sequence ATGAATAATTATAGAATTATATTTGTCTCCATGATCTACTTAGTTAGCATAGTAGTGATTGAAATATTGTTGTTTTTTATAGAGCCGGATTTTTTAAGGTCATCCACTTCTATTTTGTTGTATTCTTCTTTGGCAGTGATTTTTTTGAAATATATACACCCTATTGAAAGTAAAAAAATTCAAAAAAAACACTCGGAATATTTTGTAATGTTTTTAACTATAAGTGTCATCTATTACTATATTTTTCATTGGTCTGGTTTTTTTGAACATAGCATTCGCCAAGAATATGACATTTCTAACTTTGCGTACTACTACTTACTATTCCCGATTTCATTACTTTTTCCTGCTATAATTGAAGAATTATTTTTTAGAGGATTTCTTTGGGATAAAATCTCAAATACGTCGCCAGTAATAAAAATATTGATGATTAGTACCATATTTTCACTATTCCATTTCCCATCAAAAATTCACGAAGCACTGTTTTTGTTTGTCTCTTCATTATTTCTTTCTATGATCCATTTGAAAATGAAAGATATAAAGTTTGTCATTGGGATACATTTCTTAAGTAATTTAATTGGCTTATTTTATGGAATACATGGAAATGAAAATCTTGCCAATTATTCCTTTATCTTATTTCATGACGTAGAAACTACCTTTCTGGGTTTACCCATTACTATGATTTATATTCTATTAATTGAGGGGACCATGGTTATTCTTACTCATATTCATTATAAAAACTATAATTCGCTACCACGTCAAAGCGCAACAGTATTGAAAAGCAGCTGA
- a CDS encoding peptidase domain-containing ABC transporter, which translates to MKINESNLKKFHTTQLGEYACGLACLCTISKYHGGEVTQEKLRDVSGTTMSGTTLLGLIQAASVIGLTAKGFEAEIKHLKEQEAPVILHVLMDQVREHYVVCFGFDGSKFWISDPGMGIVSYSEKELTEIWKSGILLQIKPNEQFQTRKSQSNAKFVWFRSLIAEDIPILAVAAVLGTLMAITGLSTAIFSQKLIDDFLPNQTYDKAIFGVVALGALLLFRSLLGYFLGVFMARQGKGLNIRIVSSFVRKVFHLPMNYFKGFSTGDLIARMNDSLRIQQTVAMITGTVIINVLVVVVSLAFVFYQSWVMGWLCVAASLAFLFIGWRYHQPIIAKQKEVMAAHALNETQYIDSLTGVHVLRSYNKEQVFKDRIDQVYGHYQNKGYDLAIIGNSFSFFTQVIVAVFMSLLFGLGVYLVFQKNLQLGELMALIQVGSSILPAVAGLVVANIQFQEAKVAFDRMHEIAGLKAEDQEISISKEEEVNPNVLLNAENLAFRYPGRSPILKGVSFQLQAGQTTALFAPVGTGKSTLVELIQRFYVPEQGKLSMPFLMGEANDLMTWRNQLGVVSQKEKLFNGTVLDNIALTNNHQEVEKTIQTLQELGLGGFFNQFPQGILTICGEEGRNLSGGQWQLVGLARALVKKPKILVLDEATAAMDWETEYAVLSIVKSYVQANQASLLLITHQPALAASMDNLMVLEDGQIKAFGTASQLLQSENQFSKAYQHLVLLN; encoded by the coding sequence ATGAAAATCAACGAATCCAACTTAAAAAAATTCCATACAACCCAATTGGGAGAGTATGCCTGTGGATTGGCCTGCCTGTGTACCATCTCAAAATATCATGGTGGAGAAGTCACGCAAGAAAAGCTACGAGATGTCAGTGGAACAACTATGTCCGGAACTACTCTTTTGGGCTTGATCCAAGCAGCTTCTGTAATCGGCCTAACAGCCAAAGGTTTTGAAGCGGAAATCAAGCACCTGAAAGAACAGGAAGCGCCTGTCATACTCCATGTGCTTATGGATCAAGTGAGGGAACATTATGTGGTCTGTTTTGGGTTTGATGGGAGTAAATTCTGGATCAGTGATCCCGGTATGGGAATTGTAAGCTACAGCGAAAAGGAATTAACTGAAATCTGGAAATCAGGCATTCTACTTCAAATAAAACCTAATGAACAGTTTCAGACCAGAAAATCCCAATCCAATGCTAAATTTGTCTGGTTCAGATCACTTATTGCAGAAGATATTCCTATTTTGGCTGTCGCGGCAGTTCTTGGAACGCTTATGGCCATCACAGGTCTTTCAACAGCGATTTTTTCACAAAAACTCATTGATGATTTCCTTCCTAATCAAACCTATGACAAAGCCATCTTTGGGGTGGTCGCATTGGGAGCTTTATTACTATTCCGCTCATTATTAGGATATTTTTTGGGTGTATTTATGGCAAGACAGGGAAAAGGCCTCAACATCCGGATTGTATCTTCCTTTGTCCGGAAAGTATTCCATCTACCCATGAACTACTTCAAGGGTTTCAGTACGGGTGACCTAATCGCTCGTATGAATGACTCCCTTCGTATCCAGCAAACAGTCGCAATGATTACGGGAACGGTCATTATTAATGTTTTGGTAGTAGTAGTTTCCCTAGCCTTTGTCTTCTACCAATCATGGGTGATGGGATGGTTATGTGTAGCAGCTTCTTTGGCATTTTTATTCATTGGGTGGCGCTATCATCAACCCATCATTGCCAAGCAAAAAGAAGTGATGGCCGCCCATGCCCTCAATGAGACGCAGTACATCGATAGCTTGACGGGAGTGCATGTCTTGAGATCCTATAATAAAGAACAGGTATTCAAAGACAGAATTGATCAGGTCTATGGGCATTATCAAAACAAGGGCTATGACTTGGCGATCATTGGCAATAGCTTTTCATTTTTCACACAAGTGATTGTTGCCGTATTTATGAGCCTGTTGTTCGGCTTGGGCGTCTATCTAGTGTTCCAAAAAAATCTTCAACTAGGGGAATTGATGGCCTTGATTCAGGTGGGGAGTTCTATTTTACCAGCTGTAGCCGGATTAGTAGTAGCCAATATACAATTTCAGGAAGCCAAGGTAGCCTTTGACCGAATGCATGAGATTGCTGGACTGAAAGCCGAAGATCAGGAAATTTCTATAAGTAAGGAAGAAGAGGTAAATCCAAACGTCCTTTTAAATGCAGAAAACCTGGCATTCCGTTATCCTGGTAGAAGCCCGATACTTAAAGGAGTGAGTTTTCAACTTCAAGCAGGGCAGACGACAGCACTTTTTGCTCCTGTCGGAACAGGAAAAAGCACCTTAGTGGAGTTAATTCAGCGCTTTTATGTTCCAGAACAGGGGAAGCTTTCTATGCCCTTCTTAATGGGTGAAGCCAATGATTTAATGACTTGGAGAAATCAGTTGGGTGTAGTCAGTCAAAAAGAAAAGCTCTTTAACGGGACAGTATTGGACAATATAGCCCTGACAAATAATCACCAAGAAGTAGAAAAGACAATTCAGACCTTGCAGGAACTAGGATTAGGAGGGTTTTTCAATCAATTCCCACAAGGCATTCTTACTATATGTGGGGAAGAAGGAAGAAATCTTTCCGGAGGACAATGGCAACTGGTCGGATTGGCCCGAGCCTTGGTAAAAAAACCAAAGATCCTTGTATTGGATGAAGCTACTGCGGCAATGGATTGGGAAACAGAATATGCAGTACTTTCTATTGTAAAATCCTATGTTCAGGCTAATCAAGCTTCACTTTTATTGATTACCCATCAACCAGCTTTGGCTGCAAGCATGGACAATCTGATGGTTTTAGAAGATGGGCAAATCAAAGCTTTTGGAACAGCCTCACAATTATTACAATCAGAGAATCAATTTTCTAAAGCATATCAACATCTAGTACTACTAAACTGA
- a CDS encoding TlpA family protein disulfide reductase — protein sequence MTRKALLVSLSGVLIFLLSGLIWKFNQKSEQDARIIQQIQSIPSMSLATLNGEKVQIDEFASDRPFLLVYFNSTCDMCKIMLQALETRIEEFNHVSILLASNQLKNELEGVLEEYPFLHQQHIKLVLDEEMHLSTYLGVRSVPSIFCYDSSSALVASYQGPVKLDIILKKLPHRKEGRP from the coding sequence ATGACCAGAAAAGCCTTATTAGTTAGTTTATCCGGAGTTTTGATTTTTCTACTCTCAGGATTGATATGGAAGTTTAATCAAAAGTCGGAGCAAGATGCACGGATCATTCAACAGATTCAGTCTATTCCTTCCATGTCCTTAGCTACACTTAATGGAGAAAAAGTGCAAATTGATGAATTTGCCTCGGACCGGCCCTTTCTGTTGGTTTACTTCAACTCCACCTGTGACATGTGTAAAATCATGCTTCAGGCGCTTGAAACACGGATAGAAGAATTTAACCATGTAAGTATCCTCCTTGCCAGCAATCAATTAAAAAATGAGCTTGAAGGTGTTTTGGAGGAGTATCCATTTCTTCATCAACAACATATAAAGCTAGTCCTCGATGAGGAAATGCACCTATCTACCTATCTTGGAGTGCGGTCAGTGCCCAGTATTTTTTGCTATGATAGTTCCAGTGCTTTAGTGGCATCGTATCAAGGCCCAGTAAAATTGGATATCATTTTAAAAAAGTTACCACATAGAAAGGAGGGCAGACCATGA
- a CDS encoding IS1595 family transposase — protein MNILEFVNYFPNEESCEDFLKTYRENTGIYCKTCKSFSKQYWFSGKKFFECSICRRRTSLKAGTVMESSNLSLQTWFTAFLLMSATKKGFSCLEFQRQLGLKRYETAFNLMHKIRAVMGKRDDLYLLKGMVEYDEAYVEKATRKEVQERLKRGKGSQKQAIVAVASESTPLEDPTTGKRSRHCGFFKMKVLTDVTKETVEQFVEESIDPESVLFTDKNTAYVNLERLVEEHIKIKSSQDSTKGALNWVHVAISNLKRNLLGIYHMVSEKYLQNYLNEFVYKLNRRYFGEKLFNRLIVAAIYPYVQLSK, from the coding sequence ATGAACATCTTAGAATTTGTAAACTATTTCCCAAACGAGGAAAGCTGTGAGGATTTCTTGAAAACCTACCGTGAGAACACCGGGATTTATTGTAAAACCTGTAAAAGCTTCTCAAAACAGTACTGGTTTAGTGGAAAGAAGTTTTTTGAGTGCAGCATATGTAGAAGGAGGACTTCCCTTAAGGCAGGCACTGTAATGGAATCGAGCAATCTTTCATTGCAGACCTGGTTCACCGCCTTTCTGTTGATGTCGGCCACCAAGAAAGGCTTTTCCTGCTTAGAATTCCAGAGACAGTTGGGACTTAAAAGGTATGAAACTGCGTTCAACCTCATGCACAAGATCAGAGCTGTAATGGGAAAGCGGGATGATCTGTATCTACTCAAAGGAATGGTGGAATATGATGAGGCATATGTGGAAAAAGCAACAAGAAAGGAGGTTCAGGAACGCCTGAAGCGAGGGAAGGGGAGCCAAAAGCAGGCAATTGTTGCAGTCGCTTCAGAATCGACGCCATTGGAGGATCCAACTACAGGTAAAAGGAGCCGTCATTGTGGTTTTTTTAAAATGAAAGTACTAACTGATGTGACCAAAGAAACTGTGGAGCAATTTGTAGAAGAATCAATAGATCCAGAATCAGTTCTGTTTACTGATAAAAACACAGCATATGTAAACCTCGAAAGATTGGTGGAAGAGCACATCAAGATAAAGTCCTCCCAAGACTCTACAAAAGGAGCTCTTAACTGGGTCCATGTGGCAATAAGTAACTTAAAAAGGAATCTGCTGGGAATATATCACATGGTAAGTGAAAAGTATCTTCAGAATTACCTCAATGAGTTTGTGTATAAGCTCAATAGAAGGTATTTTGGTGAAAAGTTGTTCAACAGATTAATTGTTGCGGCAATTTATCCATACGTGCAACTTTCAAAATAG
- a CDS encoding class IIb bacteriocin, lactobin A/cerein 7B family has product MKNLEKNKNIVELSNDDLNQINGGEPITLAVAVGCGILFVGSCALGFAIGSRIWK; this is encoded by the coding sequence ATGAAAAATCTTGAAAAAAATAAAAATATTGTAGAACTTAGCAATGATGATCTTAATCAAATTAATGGTGGTGAGCCAATTACACTCGCTGTTGCTGTTGGTTGTGGAATTTTATTTGTAGGATCTTGTGCTTTAGGTTTTGCAATCGGATCAAGAATATGGAAATAA
- a CDS encoding DNA-binding protein, which translates to MEFIRQIERLKLLNKLVKEQRTGSPEEFAERLGVSRAKLYLMIDELKDQGICIRFSKRINSFIFVNCGGISVSFSMQVLNTSEERNISAGKTSTFFHKSNILDGTIFSLVYDQSANHHAS; encoded by the coding sequence ATGGAATTTATCAGACAAATCGAACGACTAAAGCTCCTAAACAAACTGGTAAAGGAGCAGCGGACAGGAAGCCCAGAAGAATTTGCAGAGAGACTGGGAGTGAGTAGAGCGAAGCTTTATCTAATGATAGATGAGCTAAAAGATCAAGGGATTTGCATTCGTTTTTCCAAGAGAATTAATTCCTTTATTTTTGTGAATTGTGGTGGTATTTCTGTTAGCTTTTCTATGCAGGTATTGAATACCTCAGAAGAGAGAAATATTTCTGCTGGAAAAACTTCAACTTTTTTTCACAAGTCCAATATTTTAGACGGAACTATCTTTTCTTTGGTTTATGATCAATCAGCAAATCACCATGCTAGCTAA
- a CDS encoding peptidase domain-containing ABC transporter: MGIRIKQRDITDCGAACLASVAAHYKLEMPVAKIRQMASTDQKGTNILGLIEAATKMGFSAKGVRGDFEALKDVPMPVIAHVIVKKVLHHFVVLYKVTDKTVEYMDPGDGQIHKVNPDEFKEMWTGVLVLLMPNDEFKAISEKVSTWSRFWYLVRPHRAVMIQSLVGAIIYTILGLSTSIYVQKIIDHVFIGRNTNLLNLLSLVMIGLLLMQVVIGIYKTLFIIKVGQRIDARLILGYYKHLLTLPQRFFDTMRVGEIISRINDAVKIRAFINDVSIGFLVNIFIVLFSFALMFTFYWKLALVMLLVIPLYTIIYWITNRLNKKIERRLMEESAELESQLVESITSAGTIKRFGAEDHANIKTEVRFIALLRTVYQSGLNNIFSSTSSEVVSRLFTIILLWVGAGYVLQNEITPGELMSFYALTGYLTGPVSSLIGMNKTIQNALIAADRLFEIMDLEVERSADTFPIKKENVGDIIFKNVKFRYGSRANVFDDLTITFPKGKISGVIGESGSGKSTLVSLLQNLYTLQSGNIYIGEYDIKFIANASLRQIVSVVPQRIDLFAGNVLENIALGDYQPDMQKVVSICNKLGMMDFVENLPNGFGTYLGENGASLSGGQKQRIAIARALYRDPEILILDEATASLDPGSEQFVQQTIRMLATEGKTIIFITHRLAAVQEFDRLYVMDKGKLIEEGSHVELLAKEGKYYEMIRKQLVIL, translated from the coding sequence ATGGGTATTAGAATCAAACAACGAGATATTACCGACTGCGGCGCAGCTTGCCTGGCCTCTGTGGCAGCACACTATAAATTGGAAATGCCAGTAGCCAAAATCCGACAGATGGCCTCTACCGACCAAAAGGGAACAAACATTTTGGGACTTATAGAAGCTGCAACCAAAATGGGGTTTTCAGCAAAAGGTGTCAGAGGTGATTTTGAGGCGCTAAAGGATGTACCTATGCCAGTCATCGCGCATGTAATAGTAAAGAAAGTTCTTCATCACTTTGTAGTCTTGTATAAAGTTACAGATAAAACGGTGGAATACATGGATCCGGGAGATGGACAGATCCATAAAGTGAACCCTGATGAATTCAAAGAAATGTGGACAGGGGTACTGGTGTTGTTGATGCCTAACGACGAGTTTAAGGCCATTAGTGAGAAAGTAAGTACCTGGAGTAGATTTTGGTACTTGGTAAGACCTCATAGAGCAGTGATGATACAGTCCTTGGTCGGAGCAATTATTTACACCATTTTAGGTTTATCTACATCCATCTATGTTCAAAAGATCATCGATCATGTTTTCATTGGCCGAAATACAAATTTATTGAATTTACTTTCTCTTGTAATGATTGGACTTCTTCTCATGCAAGTGGTGATCGGCATATATAAAACGCTCTTTATTATCAAAGTAGGCCAACGAATCGATGCAAGGTTGATATTAGGTTATTACAAACATTTGCTTACACTCCCACAACGATTTTTTGACACTATGAGAGTGGGGGAAATCATATCACGGATTAATGATGCTGTAAAAATCAGAGCATTCATTAACGATGTCTCCATAGGATTTTTGGTCAATATTTTTATCGTCTTGTTTTCATTTGCCTTGATGTTCACCTTTTATTGGAAGTTGGCATTGGTGATGTTATTAGTGATCCCACTATACACGATAATCTACTGGATCACTAATCGATTAAATAAAAAGATCGAACGTAGGTTGATGGAAGAGTCTGCCGAACTGGAATCTCAACTAGTAGAGTCAATTACTTCTGCGGGTACCATCAAAAGATTTGGTGCTGAGGATCATGCCAATATCAAGACAGAAGTGCGATTTATAGCTTTATTGAGAACAGTGTATCAATCTGGATTGAACAATATCTTTTCAAGCACCTCTTCTGAAGTAGTGTCCCGACTCTTTACCATCATCTTGCTTTGGGTTGGAGCGGGTTATGTCCTACAAAATGAGATCACTCCTGGTGAACTCATGTCATTTTATGCACTAACCGGATACCTTACTGGTCCGGTGTCAAGTCTAATTGGTATGAATAAAACCATTCAAAATGCACTGATTGCGGCGGATAGGTTGTTTGAAATTATGGATTTGGAAGTAGAAAGGTCGGCTGACACCTTTCCTATCAAAAAGGAAAATGTGGGTGACATCATTTTCAAAAATGTAAAATTCAGGTATGGATCAAGAGCTAATGTTTTTGATGACCTTACCATTACTTTTCCGAAAGGTAAAATCTCCGGCGTGATCGGGGAAAGCGGATCGGGAAAAAGCACCCTCGTCTCCTTACTGCAAAACCTCTATACGCTCCAATCAGGAAATATTTACATAGGTGAGTATGATATCAAGTTTATTGCTAACGCCAGCCTGAGACAGATTGTATCTGTAGTACCCCAGCGGATCGATCTTTTTGCGGGCAATGTATTGGAAAATATAGCTTTGGGTGATTATCAACCTGACATGCAAAAAGTAGTCAGCATTTGTAATAAGCTAGGAATGATGGATTTTGTGGAAAACCTACCCAATGGTTTCGGCACATATTTGGGAGAAAATGGAGCCTCACTCTCAGGAGGGCAAAAGCAACGAATAGCTATAGCCAGAGCCCTGTACAGAGATCCTGAGATTTTGATCTTAGACGAAGCCACAGCCTCCCTTGACCCAGGATCGGAGCAATTTGTGCAACAGACCATCCGAATGCTCGCTACAGAAGGTAAAACGATCATATTTATCACCCATAGATTAGCCGCTGTACAGGAATTTGACAGGCTATACGTTATGGACAAAGGAAAGCTAATTGAAGAAGGAAGCCATGTCGAGTTATTGGCGAAAGAGGGGAAATACTACGAAATGATCCGAAAGCAACTGGTGATATTGTAA